GCGTTGATACCAGGTAATTTTTCGGCTTATTTAGCATCAGATATATCTTATCAGCTATCACCTCTATCAACTTGCCATTATTACTCACTTTATCATTCTCTGAATCTATCATAGTTGCCAGATCGGTGGTCACCTCTCCATTTACTGCAATCCTGCCTTCACGCACCAGATCTTCTACCTGACGCCTCGATCCCAGATTACATCTCGCCAGGTATTTATTTATTCTTATCATTACTATTTTACCATTGCTCCAGGGTATTTTTCATTATCTCATTAAATAATTTCTCATAAATTGCTTCCTGGGCTTCTTCCTCTGAATGATATTCTGATTCCTCATTCGTCTCTGAATACACTTCAGATAATATCAGACTATCCTTCTCCCAGATAACTTCGCCAGTGGTCATATCTGTAAAATTCAATCGGAATAGCAGCTTCACGTTATATTCCTCTATTCCACTCTCATCATAGGTGTCTATCTTGCGGCTGTAATCCATTATCACGCCTTCCAGCATGCAATCTGGTGACAGGGATACCACCCTCAATCTGCCATCTGAATTATATTCCGAATTAAGATAAATCCATAATTCCTCTTCCAGTTCAAACTGGTCAGATTTATTTTCAAAACGCTCTATTGCTATCGTCTTCAAATGCGGTAAACTATTCGAATATACCGAATATGAACAGCTATTAACTATCATCAGCAATAATATCAATCCTATCATCAAATATTTATACATCTATAACCTCTAAATAATGTCTTTTTCTCTGATTACATCTCCTGTCAAGATATATCACTAACCCTTGTAAAACCTTACGAATGGTCTTGACCTCCGTAATGGTTGGCACTAATACTCTCTTTACTTCTTCAGCAACTCTTTTAACTGTTGCTTATAAAGATGCCTTATCTGTAAAAGATCATTCTCATATATCCCCTGCTTAAAATCTGGAAATGCCCAGTCCGCGGCGATATATCTTCCCTTTCTGTAAAACATCGTAATATCTGCATAGATCCCTTCACTCAAATATATCTTCTGATAATTATATTTTGCCGATGCCAGCACCAGTTTATCATAATCCAGATATCCTGGATCAAGGTTAACTTTTCGCTTACCTGATTCAGC
The genomic region above belongs to Candidatus Stygibacter australis and contains:
- the lptE gene encoding LPS assembly lipoprotein LptE, with translation MYKYLMIGLILLLMIVNSCSYSVYSNSLPHLKTIAIERFENKSDQFELEEELWIYLNSEYNSDGRLRVVSLSPDCMLEGVIMDYSRKIDTYDESGIEEYNVKLLFRLNFTDMTTGEVIWEKDSLILSEVYSETNEESEYHSEEEAQEAIYEKLFNEIMKNTLEQW